A genomic window from Haladaptatus caseinilyticus includes:
- the tatC gene encoding twin-arginine translocase subunit TatC — MSTSGNSVIGEDTAKTVASGRETLGAMLSTAQTHLQKVFIVFVIGFLGSFYAMSMVIWPFLEDVTTSGMPQHVMDNVKIVAVTPFDVILLQAKIAMVAGALIALPVLLYLGRDSLRQREWYPDLSLSYWKIIPMVVLAILLFIGGLSYGYSLFFPLMFKFLAENAVNAGFSPNYGIVEWTEFVLVLTLSFGLAAEMPLIMSILGYTGIVPYETFRDKWRYAVIAIFTFGAVFSPPDPFTQIMWAAPLLVLYGFSLYLTKIVVTIRRGSEEVSLRKTVRNKWNHIVGITLLVAGGTYLFISRGGGVYVQNELLPKLPAEYRPINDVPTVESILGVPRESAIIVVVAAVALLALVIAVLYFLFASLEAGSTMERSGAPSELDIDELDAAGVRAAPPEVFEEMSESKSLDHARAAMDDDDPDKAQLILDRWDEVHEEEAEESDEPRVPEDGEAPLAEDVAKQQDANDDENVLQSTAAGMANAFTEDETTEDDIGGYYYDIAFIFQSLTSKMFRIVGVFMLVLAGVFVGLYRGGIGYINDDFTRRVPQEIVQKGDLLNIVTLHPVEALIFEVKISTLLAAVSVLPMVMYYGWPAMKERRLVRGNRNVFFIWGATLFGGLVVGSAIGYGLVAPSIISWLVTDAHAADMLISYRVKSFFWLVFLTTVGIGLLADIPITMFLFHAGGILNYKSMRDRWRVFVVGTFAVAGLVTPDSLYTMFLVAIPVSFAYGLGLAILWLFTLGGRRA; from the coding sequence ATGTCTACCTCGGGGAACAGCGTTATCGGTGAAGATACCGCGAAAACTGTCGCTAGTGGCCGTGAAACGCTCGGAGCGATGCTTTCGACTGCGCAGACACATCTGCAGAAAGTCTTCATCGTGTTCGTTATCGGGTTCCTCGGGTCGTTCTACGCGATGTCGATGGTCATCTGGCCGTTTCTGGAGGACGTTACGACCTCCGGGATGCCGCAGCACGTCATGGACAACGTCAAAATCGTCGCGGTAACCCCGTTCGACGTTATCCTCCTCCAGGCGAAAATCGCGATGGTTGCGGGTGCGCTCATCGCACTCCCCGTTTTGCTCTATCTCGGACGCGATTCGCTTCGTCAACGCGAATGGTATCCCGACCTCTCCCTTTCCTACTGGAAGATCATCCCGATGGTCGTTCTCGCCATTCTCCTGTTCATCGGGGGCCTCTCGTACGGCTACTCGCTTTTCTTCCCACTGATGTTCAAGTTCCTCGCCGAGAACGCGGTCAACGCGGGGTTCAGTCCGAACTACGGAATCGTGGAGTGGACCGAGTTCGTTCTCGTCCTCACGCTCTCGTTCGGCCTCGCCGCCGAGATGCCGCTCATCATGAGCATCCTCGGCTACACGGGCATCGTACCGTATGAAACCTTCCGTGACAAATGGCGGTATGCGGTTATCGCCATCTTCACGTTCGGTGCAGTGTTCTCGCCCCCGGATCCCTTTACGCAGATCATGTGGGCCGCACCATTGCTCGTCCTCTACGGGTTCAGCCTCTACCTGACGAAAATCGTCGTCACCATCCGTCGCGGAAGCGAGGAGGTAAGCCTCCGGAAGACGGTGCGAAACAAGTGGAACCACATCGTCGGTATCACGCTCCTCGTGGCGGGCGGAACCTATCTATTCATTTCGCGAGGCGGCGGCGTCTACGTTCAGAACGAACTGCTGCCCAAACTCCCGGCGGAGTACCGCCCGATAAACGACGTTCCGACCGTCGAATCCATACTCGGCGTCCCGCGTGAATCGGCGATCATCGTCGTCGTGGCGGCCGTCGCGCTTCTCGCACTCGTTATCGCGGTACTGTATTTCCTGTTCGCGTCGCTCGAAGCGGGTTCGACCATGGAACGTTCCGGCGCACCGAGTGAGCTAGATATCGACGAACTCGACGCCGCGGGCGTGCGTGCAGCCCCACCCGAAGTGTTCGAGGAGATGAGCGAGAGCAAATCGCTCGACCACGCGCGTGCAGCGATGGACGACGACGACCCCGACAAGGCCCAACTCATCCTCGACCGGTGGGACGAAGTTCACGAGGAGGAAGCGGAGGAGTCGGACGAACCCAGAGTTCCTGAGGACGGTGAAGCACCGCTCGCCGAGGACGTCGCCAAACAACAGGACGCGAACGACGATGAAAACGTCCTCCAGAGCACTGCGGCGGGCATGGCGAACGCCTTCACGGAGGACGAAACGACCGAGGACGACATCGGCGGGTACTACTACGACATCGCGTTCATCTTCCAGAGTCTCACGTCGAAGATGTTCCGCATCGTCGGCGTGTTCATGCTCGTTCTCGCGGGCGTATTCGTCGGGCTGTACCGGGGCGGTATCGGCTACATCAACGACGACTTCACGCGACGTGTTCCGCAGGAAATCGTCCAGAAAGGCGACTTACTCAACATCGTCACGCTTCACCCCGTCGAGGCGCTCATTTTCGAGGTGAAAATCAGCACCCTTCTCGCAGCCGTCTCCGTCCTTCCGATGGTGATGTACTACGGTTGGCCCGCGATGAAGGAGCGACGCCTCGTTAGGGGTAACCGCAACGTGTTCTTTATCTGGGGCGCGACGCTCTTCGGCGGCCTCGTGGTCGGTAGCGCGATCGGATACGGCCTCGTCGCTCCGAGCATCATCTCGTGGCTCGTCACCGACGCTCACGCCGCGGACATGCTGATTTCCTACCGGGTGAAGAGCTTCTTCTGGCTCGTCTTCCTCACCACGGTCGGTATCGGCCTGCTTGCTGACATCCCGATCACGATGTTCCTGTTCCACGCGGGTGGTATCCTCAACTACAAATCGATGCGCGACCGCTGGCGAGTGTTCGTCGTCGGCACCTTCGCGGTTGCGGGACTGGTGACCCCGGACAGCCTCTACACGATGTTCCTCGTCGCCATCCCCGTCTCGTTCGCCTATGGATTGGGACTCGCCATCCTGTGGCTGTTCACGCTCGGCGGAAGGCGTGCCTGA
- the tatC gene encoding twin-arginine translocase subunit TatC has product MGEESEATAGSNLSKSPNTEDIREPPEEEDHLYAPEDPEPAVERPSQPTDDQEMPLADHIEEMIKRLAVILIVAGVVSVITLPFAEKVINFLWYSVLPISEGTRPRLYHPLALVMTELKVASLAGVIVALPVMVYQTYLFMRPGLYPNERRYYLAAVPTSLVLAFVGVSFAYFLILPAIFTYFLSYTQNAEVVTVAFGLTKTFDLILMMMGVLAVVFQIPLLIMLAIMMGLTTRQWMADRRLYFWSGFLGFSFLFSPDPTGMAPFLVALTMVGLFEGTLLLLKWTGR; this is encoded by the coding sequence ATGGGCGAAGAATCGGAGGCGACAGCAGGAAGCAATCTCTCGAAGTCCCCGAACACGGAGGATATTCGGGAGCCACCGGAGGAAGAGGACCACCTCTACGCGCCGGAAGACCCGGAACCGGCGGTCGAGCGACCGAGCCAGCCAACCGACGACCAGGAGATGCCGTTGGCGGACCACATAGAGGAGATGATAAAACGGCTCGCGGTCATTCTCATCGTCGCGGGCGTCGTGAGCGTCATCACGCTCCCGTTCGCCGAGAAGGTCATCAACTTCCTTTGGTACTCGGTGCTTCCGATCAGCGAAGGGACGCGTCCTCGGCTCTACCATCCGCTCGCGCTCGTCATGACGGAACTCAAGGTCGCCAGCCTCGCCGGGGTTATCGTCGCCCTCCCCGTGATGGTGTACCAAACGTACCTGTTCATGCGCCCTGGCCTGTATCCGAACGAACGCCGATACTACCTCGCCGCCGTCCCGACCAGCCTCGTCCTCGCCTTCGTCGGTGTCAGCTTCGCCTACTTCCTCATCCTCCCCGCCATCTTCACTTACTTCCTCTCGTACACCCAAAATGCGGAGGTCGTCACCGTCGCGTTCGGCCTGACGAAGACGTTCGACCTCATCCTGATGATGATGGGTGTGCTGGCGGTCGTCTTCCAGATTCCGCTGCTCATCATGCTCGCGATCATGATGGGGCTGACGACCCGTCAGTGGATGGCCGACCGCCGCCTCTACTTCTGGAGCGGGTTCCTCGGCTTCTCGTTCCTGTTCAGTCCAGACCCGACCGGTATGGCGCCCTTCCTCGTGGCACTCACGATGGTCGGACTGTTCGAAGGGACGCTGCTCCTCCTGAAGTGGACGGGCAGGTAA
- the larE gene encoding ATP-dependent sacrificial sulfur transferase LarE → MPTVEEKLAAVKGDLADREGVLIAFSGGVDSSVVAAVAHDALGDDAVACTAKSETLPDAELEDATRVAEEIGIRHEIAEFSELDDPAFVANDDDRCYHCRTMRLGTMFEKANELGIDIVCDGTNADDVDAGHRPGLRAVEELDAYSPLLQHDISKAEVRDIADKYGLSVADKPSMACLSSRIPTGLEVTEERLSRIERAEALLRQWGFSQFRIRDHDGLARIEVGEGELDRALDEEFASAAHDHLTELGFDHVTLDLGGYRTGSVSPEGASERQAEPVVEDVFAADYPTNDS, encoded by the coding sequence ATGCCGACCGTCGAGGAGAAACTGGCCGCTGTCAAAGGGGACCTCGCCGACCGCGAGGGCGTGCTCATCGCGTTCAGTGGTGGCGTCGATTCGAGCGTCGTCGCCGCCGTTGCGCACGACGCGTTGGGTGACGATGCCGTCGCGTGTACCGCAAAGAGCGAGACGCTTCCGGATGCCGAGCTCGAAGATGCGACTCGCGTCGCCGAGGAGATCGGAATCAGGCACGAAATCGCCGAATTCAGCGAACTGGACGACCCCGCGTTCGTCGCCAACGACGACGACCGCTGTTATCACTGCCGGACGATGCGTCTCGGCACGATGTTCGAGAAAGCGAACGAACTCGGCATCGATATCGTCTGTGACGGGACGAACGCCGACGACGTCGATGCCGGTCACCGCCCCGGATTGCGGGCAGTGGAGGAACTCGACGCGTACTCGCCACTGCTTCAACACGATATCTCGAAGGCCGAAGTTCGTGACATCGCGGACAAGTATGGGCTCTCGGTCGCCGACAAACCGTCCATGGCATGTCTCTCCTCGCGCATCCCGACCGGCTTGGAAGTGACCGAAGAGCGACTTTCACGCATCGAGCGCGCGGAAGCACTGCTTCGCCAATGGGGATTTTCGCAGTTCCGAATCCGCGATCACGACGGTCTCGCGCGTATCGAAGTCGGCGAGGGAGAACTCGATCGTGCTTTGGACGAGGAGTTCGCCAGCGCCGCCCACGACCATCTCACGGAACTCGGCTTCGACCACGTCACGCTGGATTTAGGCGGCTACCGAACCGGTAGCGTGAGTCCAGAAGGTGCGTCGGAACGACAAGCCGAACCGGTGGTCGAAGACGTCTTTGCGGCTGACTATCCGACGAACGACTCGTAG
- a CDS encoding MutS-related protein, which yields MDFEAIPGVGTKTADALAELEDSEYALKTGDVATLARAPGITEGRAATIARAAIRIRHDDPGDFLATDRARELYREVLSLLQARAVTTYAEKRLETLYPSATASRIEEVHELTARAMERTPSADVRDALTGVEPLAKPRDVTVRDRCLATTDAERYANARKQIPELPVEVVEDARELAELARGYSTVVALDESFTGVTVEGDVRVDPAALETPAELVPERPLAFFAENRETLLAAAKVHRVAGLDAPLDIASLESALSRVTREGGVTGDDELSRLTDAIADLDAAVSMAENVANDRLRDAIRERDVTIEGSDLLSLVERGAGVDSLLSRELADEYDAAIEAARDHLIETLSLDAGETEIARQAFPDEPSFPVEHDESVITRLREELEAEKSRRAERHKRDLARTLADERESAEKLVHAALELDVELAISRFARDFECVLPEFGGRGFDIVGGRSPMLDVDFAEVEPVDYGVTGVALLSGVNSGGKTSTLDLVALIVILAQMGLPVPADSVRVARFEELHYHGKTQGTLDAGAFESTLREFASLADGEAGRLVLVDELESITEPGASAKIIAGILEELGERDVTGVFVSHLADEIRDVADEAVAVDGIEAKGLVDGELVVERSPVKNHLARSTPELIVEKLADGGESGFYDRLLEKFR from the coding sequence ATGGATTTCGAGGCGATACCCGGTGTCGGTACGAAGACAGCCGACGCGCTCGCGGAACTGGAGGACTCCGAATATGCGCTAAAAACCGGCGATGTGGCGACCCTCGCACGTGCCCCCGGCATCACGGAAGGGCGCGCCGCCACCATCGCGCGCGCCGCAATCAGGATTCGACACGACGACCCGGGCGACTTTCTCGCGACCGACAGGGCACGGGAACTGTATCGGGAGGTTCTTTCCCTTCTGCAAGCGCGAGCCGTCACGACCTATGCCGAAAAGCGTCTCGAAACGCTGTATCCGAGCGCGACTGCATCCCGCATCGAGGAGGTGCACGAACTCACCGCGCGAGCGATGGAGCGAACCCCGAGCGCCGACGTGCGGGATGCGCTGACCGGCGTCGAGCCACTCGCAAAACCACGCGACGTGACGGTCCGTGACCGGTGTCTGGCGACGACGGACGCCGAACGGTACGCGAATGCACGCAAGCAAATTCCGGAACTCCCCGTCGAGGTAGTCGAAGACGCCCGCGAATTAGCCGAACTGGCTCGCGGGTACTCGACCGTCGTCGCGCTGGACGAGTCGTTCACGGGTGTCACTGTCGAGGGAGATGTTCGGGTCGACCCCGCGGCGCTCGAAACACCCGCCGAACTCGTCCCCGAACGACCGCTCGCCTTTTTCGCCGAAAATCGTGAGACGCTTCTCGCGGCGGCGAAAGTCCACCGCGTCGCCGGGTTGGATGCACCCCTCGATATCGCGTCACTCGAATCCGCACTGTCACGAGTTACCAGAGAGGGCGGCGTGACGGGCGACGACGAACTCTCCCGCCTGACCGACGCAATCGCCGATTTGGATGCCGCCGTCTCGATGGCAGAAAACGTTGCGAACGACCGACTCAGGGACGCGATTCGGGAGCGAGACGTGACCATCGAAGGGTCCGATTTACTCTCGTTGGTCGAGCGGGGTGCTGGCGTAGACTCCCTGCTCTCGCGCGAACTGGCGGACGAGTACGATGCCGCCATCGAGGCCGCCCGTGACCACCTCATCGAGACGCTTTCGTTGGACGCCGGTGAGACCGAAATCGCTCGACAGGCGTTTCCCGACGAACCCTCGTTTCCGGTCGAACACGACGAAAGTGTGATAACACGCCTCAGAGAGGAGCTGGAAGCCGAGAAATCGAGACGGGCGGAGCGCCACAAACGCGACCTCGCACGAACACTCGCGGACGAACGCGAATCCGCCGAGAAACTCGTCCACGCCGCGCTCGAGCTGGACGTAGAACTCGCCATCTCCCGGTTCGCTCGTGATTTCGAGTGTGTACTGCCGGAGTTCGGCGGACGAGGGTTCGACATTGTCGGTGGTCGGTCGCCCATGCTCGACGTTGATTTCGCCGAGGTCGAACCGGTCGACTACGGTGTCACAGGTGTCGCACTCCTCTCGGGAGTGAACAGTGGGGGGAAAACCTCGACACTCGATTTGGTGGCACTCATCGTCATTCTCGCGCAGATGGGACTTCCGGTCCCCGCCGATTCGGTTCGAGTAGCACGGTTCGAGGAGTTACACTACCACGGTAAGACACAGGGTACCCTCGACGCCGGGGCGTTCGAGAGCACGCTTCGGGAGTTCGCATCCCTCGCGGACGGGGAGGCGGGCCGACTCGTATTGGTAGACGAACTCGAAAGCATCACTGAACCCGGTGCGAGCGCGAAAATCATCGCCGGAATTCTGGAGGAACTCGGCGAGCGCGACGTGACCGGCGTGTTCGTCTCCCACCTTGCGGATGAGATCCGAGACGTAGCAGACGAGGCGGTTGCAGTGGACGGCATCGAGGCGAAGGGATTGGTCGATGGCGAGTTAGTCGTCGAACGCTCGCCGGTGAAGAACCATCTCGCGAGGTCTACGCCCGAGTTGATCGTCGAGAAGTTGGCTGACGGCGGCGAGAGTGGATTTTACGATCGTTTACTCGAAAAGTTCAGGTAG